The genomic DNA actaattaactaaactaagggtgcacagagagaaaataaggaaaagcttttgggagaactcgattgattaagacaatacccaaggaaaaatccacttagacttcacttgttatttgactctgaatcagacgatttattcatttgacttgatccgtagaaatccctaagttatattattatctctctcgagagtaataacatctaaccctaggttgattaattgaaatctctttctaattaacgccctagtgttgcattaactcgatctataaatccccttattaggtttcaccctaatccggcaaaatcttatcaccctatctctaggcgtgcaatcaactctgcttaattacgaataatttactcttaggcagggtctattcctcctctaaataagagcattaactggaatcaatatcctggaatattaaaacaagaattaagaacacataattaagaacaagtcaaatacttatcatataattcaaataataataacaagatttgtcttaggtttcattacccttaggtatttgggggtttagttcataactaagaaagaaaacatctcaaaagaataaagataacaaaacataaagaaaacccaaaacccctgaatggaaattgaagggagatcttcagtcttgacgatgaatccagcttttgagatggatcaatcggcttcccttgagcaattccctgcctcctactctgtgtgtctcCTCTAAGTGTCTTCTCCAGTGTTTAAATAGACtgtagaatgcctaagagccctcaaaagtggccttttccaattaggactatacttgggctcggtagggacatgcccgtgtgtgattactccagcctgtggtcaaggctgttcAATAGGCACGagtgtgtagtctacccgtgtaagtcgtgctttgatcCTACTAAATGGACACGGCCATGtaccacgcccgtgtgaggaagtccagggtgtgttgatttcccacgtgggtccattttctccattttctccattttcggcccatttctcgctctttttactctcctatgctcacctaagcataaaacatgaaattaaagaattaggagcatcgaattcaccaaatctaaggagaaatcatccataaatgtgctaagcatgggataaaaatacgtataaattacggtttatcaaaccCATTAACCACAATCGGATAAACCAAAGACTTGAATCCATACCTATTGCCTACATAAAACTCAAAACCAGAGATGGGGCCTTCTGACAATACCCCAACCTATTAGCCCACATACTTACCCTAAGTCGAGTGAAAAGAAAACTATTTCATCGGCTACATATCACCCGAAAACGCCTTCACTTCTCGAGGAAATCTGAGACTCAAAAGAATAGCACACCTAAAAGAAGAGGACAAGAATATGCCACAAGGGAATGAGAGAAGGGAGGAGCATTCGGCTTTAAGCAGAGGTAACATGAAAAGATTAATTAACAACAAGCAAGAGTCGAATGTACCTACCACAGTCGTCAAGCCGCAACAAATTGAAAAGGTGAGGAGGAGAAAAGGCAGTGAGCAATCGGTTCACCAACTAAAAAAGAACAAAgatggaagaaagaaaagaaacacagagaggagagaaaagaaaggttcGGTTAGAAGGGAAAACTGAATGACAGAATAGTGAGGGAGAGAAAAGCTGTATTAGGCCTACAAAAATAAAGAGATTGAGGGAAAGAGACTTGGTTACCCTAGAATAGAAACCACAAACTCGAAAGGTACAAAGAAGCACTCAGCTTACCAACAATTGACCAAAGTGCGATTTACGTTGTTACGAACCAAGAATATTCAGCCAGAgagaaaaatacaaaagaaaagtgTCCAAAAGAGAAACTGAAACAAGGAATACTCCCCCAAAAGAAGTTACAGCCGAAATTTTGAGTAGCTAGAAACCCAATTCGGCACTACCACATCCACACCCTCAAAATCCTTGATCTTCTCCTAATATCTCTCCCTAATTCTCTCCACAAAACACTCCAACATCCCATTCAGACTTTATACAAACTCTCATGACCAATTCAACCTCAGAGTCTCAGTCCGAGTCCACTACCTACCTAGCTAACACAGTAAAATAATTACTCCATTGTGCAACctaggactcgaactcaagtgCCCCAACAGAAGCAATACGCCACATTGCCACTAAACAGCACGCTCTCTTTGTGTCATAAGACCAGCACTATTATTTATACAGCCTATATGAAAGTGTCTAGATTCATTTAAGAGCAACActaaaaatttttcaaaagcgaagacttgaacccaggcttctcaaacactcccaacCCACTCAAATCACTTAGCCAATAAAGCAAACATGTAATTCGTGTTAGATAATTCAAAATTAAAGATcctaaatttttggggcgttataactctacccttttaaagaaattttgacctcaaaatttaccttaTCAGAATAGATGAGGGTATTATTATCGCATAGCCTTCAACATTTCCCATGCGGTTTCTTCTGAGTTGTGATTACACTAAAGCACTTTTACCAGTGGAGTAGATTTCTTCCTCAGTACCTTAATGTAACGATTCAGTATTTGCACCGATTCCTCCTCGAAGGTCAGATCaggcctaacctcgatctcctcaattGACACTATATGCATGGGATCAGAGCGGTAACGTCTTAGCATGGAGACCTGGAATACATCATGGATCCGGTCCAACTCTGGAGGCAACTCAGGCTGATAAGCCTCCAGTCCAACACTTTTCAGTATgcagtaaggcccaatgaacctagggctcaacttgcccttctgtcCAAATCTCAGTATCTTCTTCCATGGGGAGACCTTGAGAATCACGAAGTCCCCCACGAAAAACTCAATCTCTCGACGTTTAAGatctgcataagacttttgcctatcagatgcttctttccaTCGGTCTCGAATCAGTTTTACCTTATCCTTGGTATCTGATACTAACTCTGGCCCCAGAACTCGCCActtgcccaactcagtccaacatgtaGGAGTACTACACCTAtgaccatacaatgcctcgtaTGGTACCGTCTGAATGCTGGACTGGTAGCTATTATTTTACGCGAACTCTGCTGGTGGCAAGTAATCTTCCAAATTGCCTCGGAAGTCTATTACaaaactccttaacatgtcctccagtatctgaatcaccttttctgactgaccatctatttgagggtggaacgcagtactgaagtccaaccttgtacccagtgCCTTGTGTAAGTTCTTCAAAAATCAAGACGTGAAACGAGGATCTcgatcagatattatggaaaccggCACCCATGCAGTCATACAATCTCAACCACATATAACTTAGCTAGTTTTTGCAACAAGTAATCAGTACTGaccagtatgaaatgagcagacttggtcaaccgaTCTACTATAACCCATACCGAATCTTTCTTTGTAGGCGTTAGGGGCAgtccactaacaaagtccattgtcactctttcccatttccagaGAGGATTCTTTACCGGCTGCAACAACCTAGAAGGCAGCTGATGCTCAACCTTTAGTTGTTGGCATGTCAGATACTTACTTACTAAATTTGTAATCTCGCGCTTAAGTCCTGGTCACCAATATAGTtcacgaaggtctcggtacatcttgcttctactaggatgcatagcataaggactattaTGCGCTTCTtgtagtatagactgcctcaaatcagaacCCTCAGAAAACAAACTCTCCCACTGAAACATAATACCCATTtgctattcagcccaaaatcagAAGTTTCCCTATTTTCAATTTGCCAGAAACGTGGAACCAGTGACTCATCCAACAACTATTTAtacttaatctgctcaatccacgtCGGTCTAACTTGAAGCTAAGCCAACAAGccaccatcatcaaacaaacttAAGTATGCAAACATCGCCTTTAGATTAGACATAGCCCTATGGCTCAGTGCGTCGGCTACCACATTCGCCTTACCAGGGTGGTACTCAATTgagcaatcataatccttaagtagctcGATCCATCTTcattgcctaagatttaactccttctgagtaagaaggtacttgaggctcttgtgatccgtgtaaataaTATACTTCTCACCGTaaaaataatgcctccaaatcttcaatgcgaaaACCACCACGGTCAATTCCGAGTCATGAGTAAGGTAATTCGCCTCATGGGTCTTAAGCTAGCGAGAAGCGCATGCCACCACcgtaccctcttgcatcaacacacatcccaaactgacatgtgatgcatcactgtagacagtgaattccttcccagattctggctgtatcaagacagaggcctcagtcagaacctttttaagtttctcaaaactctcctACTGCTTACCAGTCCAGTTAAACGGTACCCCTTTACGCAGTAACTTGGTCAAAGGTGCAGCAATCAAAGAAAACCCTTCAACAAAACATCTGTAATGCCCTACCAGACCCAAAAAACTTTTAATCTCGGATATAGTCTTAGGTGGTTTCCAATCCAGGACAGCTTCAATTTTCCAAGGATCAACTCTGATTCCCTCGACAGACACCACACCCAAAAATGTCACCTCTCGCAgtcagaactcacacttgttgaacttaacGTATAACTACTTCTCCATTAGAATCTGCAGAATGACTCAGAGATGGGCATCATGTTCATCTTCGGTTCTTGAATACACCaatatatcatctataaataccactatgaaccgatccagataCGACTAGAACACttagttcatcagatccatgaaggCAGTCGATGTATTTATTAGCCCAAAcaacatcactaggaactcgtaatgaccataacgagtcctaaatactATCTTGTAGACATCaacctctttaactctcaattggtgGTACCCAGAATGGAGATCAATCTTGGAGAACACCACGGCTCCTCGCAGCTGATCGAATAGATCGTCTATCCTCGGCaaagggtacttgttcttgatagttagtTTGTTTAATTGTCGATTGTTGATGCACATACGCATAGAcctatccttctttttcacaaattacatcggtgctccccatggagacacactcgaTAGGATGAGTCCTCAGTCcagtagctcttgaatttgagcctttaactccataAGTTCCTTCCGtaccattctataaggggcaatAGACACCGGAGCTATTCCAGGTAggaactcaataccaaatttaacCTGATGGTTAGGAGGCAATCCAGGGAGCTCATCAGGGAAAACATCCAGAAAATCCTTAACTGTTTTGATATTTTCAACAGAAGGGCACTCAGAATCAGAGACATCAATATAGGCTAAAAacacctcacaacccttacgaaccaatttctTAGCCCTTAGTGCAGAAACCGCATCTAATAGATATTCTCTACGCTCTTCAATCACAACCACCTCCTCATCCTCAGTAGTCTTTAGTACCACATGCATAACAGCACAATCTAAACTTGCTCGCTTTTTtaccagccaatccatacccaagattaGGTCAAATTCACCAAAAGGTAACTCCACCAAATCCGTCGAAAAGGTAACCCCTTGAACCTCCTAAGGCACATCTCTAAATAACTTGTCTACTCTTACCGTCTATCTAAGTGGACTTATCACGATCATCTCACTGCCAATACTCTTACACAGGATACCCAGTGTCCCAGACACAGTACATGCAATGTATGAATAcgtagacccaacatcaatcagagcagtatacGATTTATTAAGGATAAAGAACGTACCAATTATCACATCAGGATCATCACCATCCTCTCAGCTACGTACAGCATAGACCAGAGTTGGCTGCCTCGCCTCAACATtaccagcacctctgcctggtgctccacgaccTCGGCCCAAACCATTTCCATTtttggcctgaccacggcctcttgtGGCTGCTGAGCACCTCTTGTTGGCTAAATAAAACCCTGACCTATAGCTCGTATTTGTTCAGGCCTCTGTGGACAATTTTAGACAAGATGCTCCATTGACCCGTACCTAAAACATGCCCCAATCCTGTTCCAACACTCACCCTAATACCGTCTTCCACAATTTGCACAGGACTGTAATCTAGTAATAGTAACAGAAGCCCCAACTTGAACTGGCTCATCAAATCTGCCCTTTTTCTTAGGCCTACCAAAAGAACTTGAGGGCTCTGGATCCCTCCTACTTCTACCCCTTTCCTTCTCGCTGTTCTGGCGCTCAGAGCAGTTCACGTTGTCGGTGATTTTTGCCTTTTCCACTAGGATAGCAAAGTCTTGCTCCCTCTGAGAAGCTATCAGTATCCGTAATTCATCTTGGAGGTTGCCCTCAAAATGAACATAGCATTCACAATCTGTTGCTACCATCCCACGAGCGTAGCGGCTAAGTCGTAGGAACTCTGCCTCGTATTTTCCCACAGTTTTATCCCCCTGACTCAGGTTCAGAAATTCCCTTCTTCATGCGTCTACATAACTTGCGCATATATATTTTCCTTGAAATGCAACTTTAAAGAATTCCCATGTTAACCGGTCGGCCTGAgtaccttctctcacagtaaGCAACCACTGGTAGGCCTCGTCTCGCAGTAAAGACACTGCACCTGTTAGTTTTTGCTCAGAAGTGCAGTCAAGATCATCCATTATTCTCTccatggcctccaaccaatactcagccacatcaGGGGCTACACTAGCAATACCCCTAAAAATTTCAGCTCTATTTGACTAGAGTCATTCCGAAATAGACCCACAGCCCATAGCACTCGTACTAGTCCCAACGACCCTCTCCAGAATTCGGAGCATAGCTTATGATAGTGCCTCATCCCCAGCCGCTCGACCACAAGGTCCTGTCTCAGTTACCGGTGAAGCTGGTACCTCCCTAGCCCTAACATTAGGCATGTGGTCCGATGCCGAAGATCCAGCCCTAGCACTTTCACGGCCTCtgccacggcctcttgtacccaTTCCActagtacctctagtgctcatattGATTCTCGTATTACTggtttaacaattttatgcagaTCAATTTACAGTTTCAAATATTAGTAGATGTCTTATGAAAAGCAATAATTAAAGTTTGTTCTCGTATATTGAAGTTTTCACTACAGTTTCcagtttactctaactaaagAGTTTCAGTACAGTCCTTTATCATATATTTTCTACCTACTGTACTCCAGTTTAAAACAGTCAACAGTATTAAGGaaacttacggattcggcgccagagattcggtgtgccacacaATTTATAAACCTTCCAACAAATTTTAAGTCGTTACAAAAACAACTTTCCAAAGTTttccaaaaaataaataaataaaaatccattccacagccaagttttgcaacctggctttgataccactaaatgtaacacaccaaacctggcctagacattatggctgaatctggcgtgtcacattacaCTGCTTTCCGAAAATATGAACTCTATTGGTTTTGAATAGTTAAAATCCTATTATGgcttgataagtatgttaaattCCTTGTTATTAATCGATCAGCTAGTCAAAACATTAGTCATATTAAATTGCCATTATTTTATTACACTGATTTAAACGCAGAAGCTTTTTAAAACTATAAAGGTTAAATCACGTGTCTTTGCAAATAATCGATACTTTGAAAACCTGTCTTCCACTAGACTAGCAATTTAAAGTAAGCAAGCAGATGcccaattaaaatttaaatccataaaagcccTTATTACAGAATTAAAAACCTAAAATGAAAATTCAGATAAAAGTAAAATCATGCATAGCATAATTACGGTcatgtggccacctttgagtcccttacAACACCAAATCCTCTAAAACTAGTGATTACCTGCACAATtaaaaagaagggtgagtttacaagaAACTCAGTATGTATTCCCCTATCTAATAGTCAGAATATAGTACACAGTAACAGTCCGGGGCCTGAGCCAATTACAATAACAGTGTCAGTGCAGTAATGCAACAGTGGAACCCAACCCAATCTAGCCAGACACACCACTCCGTACCTCtaaacacaccatgtggggacaaagtTAACCCACCCAGCCAGACACACCAATATTAGTATCGTAGCAAAGCTGCCAATAGCGGTATCTGattgcgtgatttcgtgataggttttaaatatttataattaatcgttcttgaaactaactattatcgcgatgtaggcaagtgtacctatcgaacaatagtatagttttagcaagaccggattgtcgaacccaaaggaactaaaagtaccagtaatgactgtctttttattatctagcctaagaataaagaggtttttgttttaactaactaattatctaaataagaattcacagagaatggaattggggaattggttttgggaaaatcgattgaattaagataatacttaaggaaaaattcacctagactgtacttgttattctagctccgaatcgaacgatttattcatttaactagttctgtagagatccctaagttatgttattatccctattcaagactaataacgtctaatccctagattgactaatcgagacctttctctaattaacaccctagggttgtattaactcaatctatggatccccttattaggttttaccctaatccagcaaaatcttgtcaccctatgtctaggcgcccaatcaactccgcttaattatgacaaatgtactttaGACAGGGTCTactcctcctctaaataagagcttatcttgaatcagtatcctaggatatcaaaacaagaattaagaacacataattaagaacaagttaaatatttatcatacaattcagaaaataataacaagattcgtcttagtttcattccccttaggtatttaggggttttagttcataactaaataagaaaacatcttagaataataaagaatacaaaacataaagaaaacccaaaattcctaaaggggaaattgaggagagatcttcagtcttgatggtgaatctagcttttgagatggatcaatcgggttccttggagtaattccttactctctACTCTGTGTccctcctttcttcctcctctagggtgtatttataagctttagaatgcctaagagcccttaaaattagccttttccaaattggactcaacttgggctcgacaaggacatgcttgtgtaacacgcccgtgtacgattactttaggccgtgctcgagcctgccaaattgacacggccatgtggtctgcccatatgaagaggtccaggccatgttgatttcgtactttggcctattttctctgtttttagcccttttctcgttccttttgctctcctatgctttcct from Gossypium arboreum isolate Shixiya-1 chromosome 9, ASM2569848v2, whole genome shotgun sequence includes the following:
- the LOC108487648 gene encoding uncharacterized protein LOC108487648, whose amino-acid sequence is MGTRGRGRGRESARAGSSASDHMPNVRAREVPASPVTETGPCGRAAGDESNRAEIFRGIASVAPDVAEYWLEAMERIMDDLDCTSEQKLTGAVSLLRDEAYQWLLTGDKTVGKYEAEFLRLSRYARGMVATDCECYVHFEGNLQDELRILIASQREQDFAILVEKAKITDNVNCSERQNSEKERGRSRRDPEPSSSFGRPKKKGRFDEPVQVGASVTITRLQSCANCGRRSGFYLANKRCSAATRGRGQAKNGNGLGRGRGAPGRGAGNVEARQPTLVYAEVQGVTFSTDLVELPFGEFDLILGMDWLVKKRASLDCAVMHVVLKTTEDEEVVVIEERREYLLDAVSALRAKKLVRKGCEVFLAYIDVSDSECPSVENIKTVKDFLDVFPDELPGLPPNHQVKFGIEFLPGIAPVSIAPYRMVRKELMELKAQIQELLD